A section of the Paracoccaceae bacterium genome encodes:
- a CDS encoding flavin reductase — protein MDETIIPGPETVRAYRAALGRYATGVTIVTAASDWGPVGITANSFASVSLAPPLVLWSPAKASLRFQAFTEADKFAIHILAEEQNDICHAFARDGAAFEGCEWDTDKDGVPRILGCLSRFSCDRHAVHDGGDHAIIVGRVTSAMSRPGGEPLVFHDGGFGQFLRPG, from the coding sequence ATGGACGAAACCATCATCCCCGGCCCCGAAACGGTGCGCGCCTATCGCGCGGCGTTGGGGCGTTACGCGACCGGCGTGACAATCGTGACCGCCGCCAGCGACTGGGGGCCTGTCGGGATCACCGCGAACAGTTTCGCCAGTGTATCGCTCGCCCCGCCTTTGGTGTTGTGGTCGCCAGCGAAAGCCTCGCTCAGGTTCCAGGCGTTCACCGAAGCGGATAAATTCGCGATCCATATTCTGGCAGAAGAACAGAACGACATCTGCCACGCCTTTGCGCGTGATGGTGCGGCGTTCGAAGGCTGCGAATGGGATACCGACAAAGACGGCGTGCCGCGCATTCTGGGCTGTTTGTCGCGGTTCTCTTGTGATCGCCACGCGGTCCACGATGGCGGCGATCACGCGATCATCGTCGGGCGGGTCACCAGCGCAATGTCGCGCCCGGGCGGAGAGCCGCTGGTCTTCCATGACGGTGGCTTTGGCCAGTTCCTGCGGCCCGGCTAA
- a CDS encoding oxidoreductase, with product MDRVQIAEDLSFSRIVYGMWRIGDVEDTSPQTVRAKLDACLDQGITTFDQADIYGGYEAEAILGAALTPALRDRMEIVTKCDIVAPVGRYAEKRVKYYDTSRDHILASVDASLEALGTDRIDLLLIHRPDPLMDHAETGAALDEVIALGKVRAVGVSNFRPWDWSLLQSATKTPLVTNQIELSLTHNAPLTNGDVAFHQEHNVPLMAWSPLGGGALMQGDAALSDLLHRIGADHGVDAAAVAVAWLLRHPANIMPIMGTNNLTRIRALSDACKVKLDRQTWFELYTAALGSEVP from the coding sequence ATGGACCGCGTTCAGATCGCCGAAGACTTGAGTTTTTCGCGCATTGTCTATGGCATGTGGCGGATTGGCGATGTCGAGGATACCTCGCCCCAAACCGTGCGGGCCAAACTGGACGCCTGTCTGGATCAGGGCATCACCACGTTCGATCAGGCCGATATTTATGGCGGCTATGAAGCCGAGGCGATCCTTGGCGCGGCGCTGACCCCTGCGTTGCGCGACCGGATGGAGATTGTCACCAAATGCGACATCGTCGCGCCGGTAGGCCGCTATGCGGAAAAGCGGGTGAAATACTATGACACCTCACGCGATCATATCCTTGCTTCGGTCGATGCCTCCTTGGAGGCGCTTGGAACGGACCGGATTGATCTGCTGCTGATCCACCGCCCCGATCCGCTGATGGATCACGCCGAAACCGGGGCCGCGCTGGACGAGGTTATCGCCTTGGGCAAGGTGCGCGCCGTGGGCGTGTCAAATTTCCGGCCCTGGGACTGGTCGCTGCTGCAATCGGCCACCAAGACGCCGCTGGTTACAAATCAGATCGAGCTTTCGCTGACCCACAACGCGCCGCTGACCAATGGCGATGTGGCGTTTCATCAGGAACATAACGTCCCACTGATGGCATGGTCACCGCTGGGCGGCGGCGCGCTGATGCAGGGGGATGCAGCGCTCAGCGACCTGCTGCATCGGATCGGGGCGGATCACGGCGTCGATGCCGCCGCGGTCGCGGTGGCCTGGCTGCTGCGCCACCCGGCCAACATCATGCCGATCATGGGCACCAACAATCTGACCCGAATTCGCGCCCTTTCCGATGCTTGCAAGGTGAAACTTGACCGACAGACATGGTTCGAGCTTTACACCGCCGCGCTTGGCAGTGAGGTTCCCTGA
- a CDS encoding LLM class flavin-dependent oxidoreductase, with the protein MTVVPVTSQDLDALEVSWFSALCSDDYRYLGVPDGALRSSWDHCRDILLEAENQGFRNILCPSSYQVGQDTLSFVAGCAPLTEKINMLAAVRCGEMQPIMLARTIATLDHMMKGRLTVNIISSDFPGEKADSGFRYQRSREVVEILKQAWSRDQINYSGEVYDFKDVPTDPARPYQTGGPLLYFGGYSPPALDLCGQHCDVYLMWPEPKGNIRQRMKDANEAAEKYGRTLDYGLRVHMIVRDTEAEATEYAESLTSQLDDDYGKLIRDRAHDSISLGVAHQAKARELADKFGYVEPHLWTGIGRARSGCGAALVGSTDQVLSEIEAYQKMGIRSFIFSGYPHIEECISFGQRVLPQLKTCSLPHAYGRVPSETPMTPLGAGDRH; encoded by the coding sequence ATGACCGTCGTTCCCGTCACATCCCAAGACCTCGACGCGCTAGAGGTTTCGTGGTTTTCCGCTTTGTGTTCAGATGATTACCGGTATCTTGGTGTGCCGGATGGTGCATTGCGCTCCAGCTGGGATCATTGCCGCGACATCCTTCTGGAGGCGGAAAATCAGGGCTTTCGCAACATCCTGTGCCCGTCGTCCTATCAGGTTGGGCAGGACACGCTGAGCTTTGTTGCAGGCTGCGCGCCGCTGACCGAAAAGATCAACATGCTGGCCGCCGTCCGCTGTGGTGAGATGCAGCCAATCATGCTGGCCCGCACCATCGCGACCCTGGACCACATGATGAAGGGGCGGCTGACGGTCAACATCATCAGCTCGGACTTCCCCGGAGAGAAAGCCGACAGCGGATTCCGCTATCAACGTTCGCGCGAGGTGGTGGAGATACTGAAACAGGCGTGGAGCCGGGATCAGATCAACTATTCCGGCGAAGTCTATGATTTCAAAGATGTTCCCACCGATCCTGCGCGGCCCTATCAGACCGGCGGGCCCTTGCTGTACTTCGGCGGCTACTCGCCCCCGGCGCTGGACCTTTGCGGGCAGCACTGCGACGTGTATCTTATGTGGCCCGAGCCGAAGGGTAACATCAGGCAACGTATGAAAGACGCCAATGAAGCTGCTGAGAAATATGGGCGAACACTGGATTATGGCCTGCGCGTCCACATGATCGTCCGCGATACCGAGGCTGAGGCGACGGAATACGCTGAAAGCCTGACCAGCCAGTTGGACGATGACTATGGCAAGCTGATCCGCGACCGGGCGCACGACAGCATCAGCCTGGGTGTTGCGCATCAGGCCAAGGCGCGCGAGCTGGCGGATAAATTTGGTTATGTCGAACCGCATCTGTGGACCGGGATCGGGCGCGCACGTTCGGGCTGCGGGGCGGCGCTGGTCGGGTCGACCGATCAGGTTCTGTCAGAAATCGAGGCCTATCAGAAAATGGGCATCCGAAGTTTCATTTTCTCGGGCTATCCGCATATTGAAGAGTGCATTTCCTTTGGCCAGCGGGTATTGCCGCAGTTGAAAACATGCTCTCTGCCGCACGCCTATGGGCGGGTGCCGAGCGAAACCCCAATGACGCCGCTTGGCGCCGGAGACCGCCACTGA